The following proteins are encoded in a genomic region of Laspinema palackyanum D2c:
- a CDS encoding rhomboid family intramembrane serine protease: MIPIDDNLPNRYPPFATYGLIGFNVALFVMELKLEATGQLGAFLQSWGVVSDRMTSVVTDAVRNPSPAAWVALMVMSAGPLLFSMFLHSSFSQILGNMLFLWVFGKRIEEILGHGRFFLFYLVCGILTAIAQVAIAPNLAVPIVGANGAVSAILGAYFLNFPKAKIETLLPLLILFIPIEVPALFYLMWWFIQQAFYGIGQLTVLRMVNPTSLGYWANGVGLFIGAGLVSLLVKYKPKTAIY, from the coding sequence ATGATACCTATTGATGATAATCTCCCCAATCGTTATCCCCCCTTCGCAACATACGGCCTGATTGGGTTCAATGTGGCCCTGTTTGTGATGGAACTCAAATTAGAGGCCACGGGCCAACTCGGGGCCTTTTTGCAAAGCTGGGGCGTTGTCAGCGATCGCATGACTTCGGTTGTCACCGATGCGGTCCGCAATCCCAGTCCTGCCGCCTGGGTTGCCTTAATGGTTATGTCTGCCGGTCCCTTACTGTTTTCGATGTTTCTCCACAGCAGTTTTAGTCAAATTTTGGGGAATATGCTGTTTTTATGGGTGTTTGGCAAGCGGATTGAAGAGATTCTCGGACATGGCCGGTTTTTCCTGTTTTACCTGGTTTGTGGCATCCTCACCGCGATCGCTCAGGTGGCGATCGCCCCCAATTTAGCAGTCCCCATCGTCGGGGCGAATGGCGCAGTTTCTGCCATTCTGGGCGCTTATTTCCTGAACTTTCCTAAAGCTAAAATCGAAACCCTCTTACCCTTACTCATCCTGTTTATTCCCATCGAAGTGCCCGCCTTGTTTTATCTAATGTGGTGGTTTATTCAACAGGCATTTTATGGAATTGGTCAACTCACTGTTCTAAGAATGGTCAACCCCACTAGCTTAGGTTATTGGGCAAATGGAGTCGGATTATTCATCGGGGCCGGATTAGTTTCTCTGTTGGTTAAATATAAACCCAAGACCGCTATTTATTAA
- a CDS encoding PAS domain S-box protein, producing MMEQQPAKRKTRREQLGWTDIADLKRLNKVRDWSSTALGAMETWHPSWRTAVSLGLSSQFPTLLWWGPERRLIYNKAALGWVGDANHPDFLGQPGREVFPRETWELLCPMLEQVFNSGEGIGTESCRLVFDCPGSEVVGWFNLSHSPVYTEDNQVCGVLTTAIALPTPSNEPPENEENLPESLEGRQEEAAPSARILLVDHNSVRRDYVESQLVRQGYQVKTAGDRTTALDVAREFSPAAILTDQIAPEILDWLQELGTGVNGKQIPVIQFPLGVIEGKPMESTAQIERGPEFLNGSGCIHELLTRVNTHLTNPNPSQNPERRDLTQRDLTDGRKEDPLTFLDSITDGFACFDREGRYTYINPAGAKLLNHRAENLVGQYVWDVFPESLGSSFYRGFHRALAEGRTIELEEDYPPLQKRFEVRFYSQAEGLCAYFRDKGEGAESASMELHQERDFLAAVVNAIPNLVVILDRQGRIVGFNQACETTTGYTFAEVQGLYIWDRLVVPEEIESIKGVIENLRSTAVPQEYINDWVTKNGDRRAISWSNTILCDSKGEMEYVIGTGIDISDRYATEAALRQSTERFRIAAENTSDLIYEWEIATGRVEWFGNIDEQLGYEAGGFERTCQAWMDRIHPSDRERVENAIDRHLQTREPFDEEYQIQRADGIYLYWSDRGTALWDEQGQPYKWIGATTDITLRQWAQSEILKLNRTLKRRVKELQTLVKFIPIGIAISEDPHCEQIQFNSVLAHNLGIASPIVTHYHPQPEATAHGFKLYHNGQELAPEEFPMRYAATHQVEVLEFEVDAMHEDGRVIEFLTYAAPILDEDGQTRGAVGAFVDITHRKQIEEALRNSEELYRSLAEALPQMIFLFTLQGKLEYCNPSGVNYIGLSLEQILQRSALDWIHPSDRPEALAHWRKASNSATAYEIEVRLRRLDGVYRWHNLRLNPITGVGDRLLKWLGTATDIDDRKRSQQQEQFLATASSVLANSLDYQTTLDSVAHLTVPTLADWCAIDVVEKDGTIERLAVAHIDPAKEQLAQELFRRYPPKKDMATGQLNVLRTGESELYPHIPESLLIEAALDAEHLRILRELRLHSGMCVPLKARGKTLGTITFVLEAGSRSYDRTDLIMAEKLAHRAAIALDNARLYREAQDANRLKDEFLATLSHELRTPLNSILGWAQILRHRKLSEEKMGLALETLERNARLQFQLIEDLLDVSRIITGKLRLNVASVSLNQAIKEAIESVRPAAEAKHIQLRTQLDRHAGPVSGDRDRLQQIVWNLLSNAIKFTPPEGCVTAILEQFQTSIQIRIVDTGQGIKPEFLPYVFDRFRQADSSSTRAYNGLGLGLAIVRHLTELHGGTVSADSPGLGQGAMFTVELPLMPRCEISERTESQVLSVESPPELNPTHSLEGVRVLVVDDEADARGLLTLVLEECGAQVQTAASVRQALIAIPQFYPQVLISDIAMPEEDGYTLIHQIRRMELSEGGYLPAAAVTAYARSEDRTRALKAGYDIHLPKPVDTAELIAVVERLAARSRHTP from the coding sequence ATGATGGAACAGCAGCCAGCCAAGCGGAAGACAAGGAGAGAACAATTGGGATGGACAGATATCGCTGATCTGAAGCGCCTAAACAAGGTTCGTGACTGGTCCAGCACAGCCCTGGGAGCAATGGAAACTTGGCATCCCAGTTGGCGGACAGCGGTGAGTTTGGGTCTATCGTCCCAATTTCCGACCCTGCTCTGGTGGGGTCCAGAGCGACGGCTCATCTACAACAAAGCGGCCCTGGGGTGGGTGGGGGACGCCAATCATCCCGATTTCCTCGGTCAACCGGGACGGGAGGTCTTTCCCCGGGAAACCTGGGAGCTGCTCTGCCCAATGTTAGAACAAGTGTTCAACAGTGGAGAAGGCATAGGAACAGAGAGTTGCCGTTTGGTGTTCGATTGCCCGGGGTCGGAGGTGGTGGGGTGGTTCAATCTGTCTCACAGTCCAGTCTATACGGAAGACAATCAAGTTTGTGGGGTCTTGACGACAGCGATCGCCCTGCCTACCCCCAGCAATGAACCCCCTGAGAACGAGGAAAACCTCCCCGAATCATTAGAGGGACGCCAAGAGGAAGCTGCACCCTCTGCCCGGATCTTGCTGGTGGATCATAACTCGGTTCGCCGAGACTATGTAGAGTCCCAATTGGTCCGTCAAGGATATCAAGTCAAAACCGCAGGCGATCGCACAACGGCCCTGGATGTCGCCCGGGAGTTCTCCCCTGCGGCGATTCTCACTGATCAGATCGCCCCGGAAATCTTAGATTGGCTACAGGAACTAGGGACCGGAGTCAACGGAAAACAGATCCCCGTGATCCAGTTTCCCCTAGGAGTGATCGAAGGGAAACCGATGGAGTCTACCGCCCAAATCGAGCGGGGGCCAGAGTTTCTTAACGGTTCAGGGTGTATCCATGAATTGCTGACTCGGGTCAACACTCACTTAACAAACCCTAACCCTAGCCAAAATCCAGAACGCCGGGACCTGACTCAACGGGACTTGACCGATGGACGGAAGGAAGACCCTCTAACTTTCCTGGACAGCATCACCGATGGGTTTGCCTGTTTTGACCGAGAGGGGCGCTATACTTATATTAATCCAGCCGGGGCGAAACTGCTGAATCACCGGGCAGAAAACCTGGTGGGACAGTATGTGTGGGATGTCTTTCCCGAAAGCCTCGGGAGTTCCTTTTATCGAGGGTTTCATCGAGCCTTAGCAGAGGGAAGAACCATCGAACTCGAAGAGGATTATCCCCCGTTACAAAAGCGGTTTGAAGTGCGATTTTATTCTCAGGCCGAAGGGCTTTGTGCGTATTTCCGAGACAAGGGTGAGGGCGCGGAATCAGCCAGCATGGAACTCCACCAAGAACGGGATTTTTTGGCGGCGGTGGTGAATGCGATTCCTAATTTAGTGGTGATTCTCGATCGCCAAGGTCGGATTGTGGGTTTTAACCAAGCTTGCGAAACCACCACGGGTTATACCTTTGCAGAAGTGCAAGGGCTGTATATTTGGGATCGATTGGTGGTTCCCGAGGAAATCGAGTCCATCAAAGGAGTGATCGAGAACCTGCGCTCAACGGCGGTGCCCCAGGAGTATATCAACGACTGGGTAACGAAAAATGGGGACCGACGAGCGATCTCCTGGTCAAACACGATCCTATGTGATAGCAAAGGAGAGATGGAATATGTCATTGGCACCGGCATTGATATCAGCGATCGCTACGCTACAGAAGCGGCCCTGCGTCAATCTACGGAACGCTTTCGGATTGCAGCGGAAAATACCAGCGATCTCATCTATGAATGGGAGATTGCTACAGGACGAGTGGAATGGTTTGGGAACATTGACGAACAACTCGGATATGAGGCGGGAGGATTTGAGCGCACTTGCCAAGCTTGGATGGATCGCATCCATCCGAGCGATCGGGAGCGAGTCGAAAATGCCATAGACCGGCATTTACAGACCCGAGAACCCTTTGATGAAGAGTATCAAATTCAAAGGGCCGATGGGATTTATCTCTATTGGAGCGATCGGGGAACGGCCCTGTGGGATGAGCAGGGACAACCCTATAAATGGATCGGAGCCACAACCGATATCACGTTGCGTCAGTGGGCGCAGAGCGAAATTCTCAAGCTGAATCGCACCCTAAAGCGCCGGGTTAAAGAGTTACAAACCCTCGTCAAGTTTATCCCCATTGGCATTGCCATTTCCGAAGATCCGCACTGTGAACAGATCCAGTTTAACTCAGTTTTGGCTCACAATTTGGGAATTGCCTCCCCGATTGTTACCCATTATCACCCCCAACCTGAAGCAACCGCCCATGGATTTAAGCTCTATCACAATGGCCAGGAACTGGCTCCCGAAGAGTTTCCCATGCGCTATGCGGCCACACATCAGGTCGAAGTGCTAGAGTTTGAAGTGGATGCTATGCATGAAGATGGGAGAGTGATTGAGTTTCTGACTTATGCCGCGCCGATCCTTGATGAAGATGGGCAAACGCGAGGCGCGGTGGGAGCTTTTGTGGATATTACCCACCGGAAACAGATCGAAGAAGCCCTCCGCAACAGCGAAGAACTGTATCGATCGCTGGCGGAAGCTCTCCCCCAAATGATATTTTTGTTTACGCTGCAAGGAAAACTGGAATATTGCAATCCCAGTGGGGTGAATTATATTGGGCTGAGTTTAGAACAAATTCTGCAACGATCAGCCCTAGACTGGATTCATCCGAGCGATCGCCCCGAAGCTCTCGCCCATTGGCGCAAGGCGAGCAACTCGGCAACCGCCTACGAAATAGAAGTGCGCTTGCGGAGGTTGGATGGAGTTTACCGTTGGCACAATCTCCGCTTGAATCCGATTACCGGAGTGGGCGATCGCCTCCTCAAGTGGTTAGGAACAGCCACCGATATTGATGATCGCAAGCGATCGCAGCAGCAAGAGCAGTTTTTAGCCACGGCGAGCAGCGTTCTAGCCAATTCCCTCGACTACCAAACGACCTTGGATAGTGTGGCTCATCTCACCGTCCCTACTCTGGCGGACTGGTGTGCGATCGATGTGGTGGAAAAAGATGGCACGATTGAGCGGCTGGCGGTAGCTCACATCGACCCAGCTAAAGAACAACTCGCCCAAGAACTGTTTCGCCGCTACCCCCCGAAAAAAGACATGGCAACGGGGCAACTTAACGTCCTTCGCACGGGAGAATCGGAACTGTATCCGCATATTCCTGAATCGCTGTTAATTGAGGCGGCATTGGATGCAGAACATTTGCGAATTTTGCGCGAGTTGCGCCTCCATAGCGGAATGTGTGTACCGCTCAAAGCACGCGGAAAAACCCTGGGGACAATCACGTTTGTGTTAGAGGCAGGCAGTCGTTCTTATGATCGCACTGACCTGATTATGGCAGAAAAGCTGGCTCATCGAGCGGCGATCGCCTTAGATAATGCCCGTCTCTATCGGGAAGCTCAAGATGCCAACCGACTCAAAGATGAGTTTCTGGCAACTCTCTCTCACGAGTTGCGAACCCCCCTCAACTCCATTCTGGGATGGGCGCAAATTTTACGCCATCGCAAACTGTCTGAGGAAAAAATGGGATTAGCCCTGGAAACCCTCGAACGCAACGCCCGATTACAGTTTCAATTGATCGAGGACCTGCTGGATGTATCTCGGATTATTACCGGGAAATTACGTCTGAATGTGGCTTCGGTTTCCCTGAACCAAGCCATCAAAGAGGCGATCGAGTCGGTTCGTCCCGCTGCGGAGGCTAAACATATTCAACTGAGGACTCAACTGGATCGCCATGCGGGTCCCGTTTCGGGCGATCGCGATCGCTTGCAGCAAATTGTCTGGAACTTACTCTCCAATGCCATTAAATTTACCCCCCCGGAGGGCTGCGTCACGGCTATTTTGGAGCAGTTCCAGACTTCTATACAAATCCGGATTGTGGATACAGGACAAGGGATTAAACCCGAATTTCTGCCCTATGTTTTTGATCGCTTTCGGCAGGCGGATAGTTCTAGCACTCGCGCCTATAATGGACTCGGGCTCGGACTGGCGATTGTGCGACACCTCACCGAACTCCACGGGGGTACAGTGTCGGCGGATAGTCCTGGATTGGGTCAAGGGGCGATGTTTACCGTGGAACTGCCTCTGATGCCTCGGTGTGAGATTTCGGAACGGACCGAATCTCAAGTTCTG
- a CDS encoding SGNH/GDSL hydrolase family protein — protein sequence MVWSIDSSIYEILAGLSEADIRRSLVGNNTPVTVESEDAIAGDSNNDLLLGDPEDDLLIGDLGNDTIYGGTGNNTLFGGTGHLSVEDWEGQDLLVGGPGEDLIFGNQADDTLYGGDGNDTLYGGKDSDRLYGNRGNDLLFGDLGSDTLWGGEGQNRFQIGRRFDVPGFLSTGGPTLDDADWIMDFTPGQDLIALLGGLTFDELNIFAGTGENAGDAIIQDTITQEYLAILKNISPEAIVQDNFWPTSQPPLPSSPPQNPPINPPVPADVVSPVEEEVSPVEEVSPADVVSPVEEEVSPADVVSPVEEEVSPADVVSPVEEEVSPVEEEVSPVEEEEVSPVEPNQSSATIAFSTIRYTVLDDNTPAREITLIRENDVQGEVSVTVTLHNGTTTDSGNPETTSIIVKFADGEPKKTIAIPLGKNNSIERENTFSIILSDPTGEATIKIPYPVVVTLPEQQKPDSIILTDENLSEIEEQEISDLEPDISSEIEKEEPSDLEANVPSEIEEEEDTDLEVVVPSEIEEEEDTDLEPDVSSEIEEEDNTDLEPDVPAETEEEEEEEPIPDEDEIPPIEDEEGDDTSGEIEDEPVDEDADDSSGEDSQIRVTANYSDATSGIIADLSEESVTRLFTTDEDVPFKILPLGDSNTRGYPNQASLGGYRTRLWERLVENNGFNIDFVGQANSGPANMDRNHEGRGGFTITQLIDNRTNPFTGFNQPTDPLYTTIEDALNYAQPDAVLLMAGTNDILQDKPVGTALTDLGIMVDRIVATLPNTQVLVSSIIPNKSKYQIRQQRTTEFSEKVEEIVVEPRANNNPNIRFVDMFNLPFVTGDYDNDGIHLTASGYDKLADEWYSQIRMLPSGEETLTDVHNIVGSAYDDTLIGNDESNEIRGGEGNDWLSGGAGEDTFILASGEGTNTIADFQSGIDRIGLTDGLEFEQLVISSGSETTQTQIAIADTGESLALLLGIDASMINADDFILV from the coding sequence ATGGTATGGAGTATCGACTCATCAATTTATGAAATTCTAGCGGGACTGTCTGAAGCAGATATCCGGCGATCGCTCGTAGGGAACAATACCCCAGTCACAGTGGAAAGCGAGGATGCGATCGCCGGTGACTCAAACAACGATTTGCTATTGGGAGATCCCGAGGATGACCTATTAATTGGTGATCTCGGCAACGATACCATTTATGGGGGGACCGGAAATAACACCCTGTTTGGAGGAACGGGTCATCTGAGTGTCGAAGACTGGGAAGGACAGGACTTATTAGTAGGGGGACCGGGAGAGGATTTAATCTTTGGAAATCAAGCGGATGACACCCTTTATGGCGGTGACGGAAACGATACCCTGTATGGCGGTAAAGATAGCGATCGCTTGTATGGCAATCGCGGAAATGATCTCCTATTTGGTGACTTAGGAAGCGATACCCTCTGGGGAGGTGAAGGACAAAATCGCTTTCAAATCGGCAGGCGTTTTGATGTTCCCGGATTTCTCAGTACCGGAGGACCGACCCTGGATGATGCAGACTGGATTATGGATTTTACCCCGGGTCAAGACTTAATTGCACTGCTGGGGGGACTGACCTTTGATGAGTTAAATATTTTTGCAGGAACCGGGGAAAATGCAGGGGATGCTATCATTCAAGATACAATTACTCAAGAGTATTTAGCCATCCTCAAAAATATCTCTCCCGAGGCGATCGTTCAAGATAATTTTTGGCCAACTTCTCAACCACCCCTGCCATCATCACCCCCTCAGAATCCGCCGATAAACCCCCCTGTCCCTGCCGATGTGGTTTCTCCCGTTGAAGAAGAAGTTTCTCCTGTTGAAGAAGTTTCTCCTGCCGATGTGGTTTCTCCTGTTGAAGAAGAAGTTTCTCCTGCCGATGTGGTTTCTCCTGTTGAAGAAGAAGTTTCTCCTGCCGATGTGGTTTCTCCTGTTGAAGAAGAAGTTTCTCCTGTTGAAGAAGAAGTTTCTCCCGTTGAAGAAGAAGAAGTTTCTCCCGTTGAACCCAATCAGTCTTCGGCGACAATTGCCTTCAGTACGATTCGCTATACCGTCCTAGACGATAATACCCCCGCCCGAGAAATCACCCTAATTCGCGAGAATGATGTTCAGGGAGAAGTCAGCGTTACGGTTACTCTCCACAATGGCACAACCACAGATTCTGGGAATCCTGAAACTACTTCTATTATTGTCAAATTTGCCGATGGAGAACCCAAGAAAACTATTGCAATTCCCCTGGGTAAAAATAACAGTATAGAACGGGAAAATACCTTTTCTATAATTTTAAGCGACCCAACTGGAGAAGCCACAATCAAGATACCTTATCCCGTTGTTGTCACCCTCCCCGAACAACAAAAACCCGACTCAATTATCTTGACAGACGAGAATTTGAGCGAAATAGAAGAGCAGGAAATATCAGATTTGGAACCAGATATTTCCTCGGAAATAGAAAAAGAGGAACCCTCGGATTTAGAAGCCAATGTTCCTTCCGAAATAGAAGAGGAGGAGGATACTGATTTAGAAGTCGTTGTTCCTTCCGAAATAGAAGAGGAGGAGGATACTGATTTAGAACCGGATGTTTCCTCAGAAATAGAAGAGGAAGATAATACTGATTTAGAACCGGATGTTCCTGCCGAAACTGAAGAAGAAGAAGAGGAGGAACCCATCCCTGATGAGGATGAAATTCCCCCTATTGAGGATGAAGAGGGGGATGATACCAGTGGCGAAATAGAGGATGAACCTGTGGATGAGGACGCGGATGATAGTAGTGGGGAGGACAGTCAAATCCGCGTCACCGCCAATTATTCCGATGCCACGAGTGGAATTATTGCGGACCTATCAGAAGAGAGTGTGACCCGTTTATTTACCACTGATGAGGATGTTCCTTTTAAGATTTTGCCTTTAGGAGATTCCAATACAAGGGGCTATCCGAATCAGGCGAGTCTGGGTGGATATCGAACTCGGTTGTGGGAAAGATTAGTGGAAAATAATGGATTTAATATTGATTTTGTAGGTCAGGCCAACAGTGGTCCAGCAAACATGGATAGAAACCATGAAGGCAGGGGAGGATTTACTATCACTCAACTCATTGACAATAGGACCAATCCTTTTACTGGGTTTAATCAGCCAACAGACCCTCTTTATACCACCATAGAAGATGCCTTAAATTATGCTCAACCCGATGCGGTGTTATTGATGGCGGGTACTAATGACATTCTTCAGGACAAACCTGTAGGAACAGCCCTCACCGATTTGGGAATTATGGTGGATCGGATTGTCGCAACCTTGCCCAATACCCAAGTGCTAGTCAGTTCGATTATTCCCAATAAATCGAAGTATCAAATTCGGCAACAACGGACCACTGAGTTTAGTGAAAAAGTTGAGGAAATTGTTGTTGAACCGCGCGCCAATAATAACCCCAATATCCGATTTGTCGATATGTTTAATCTGCCGTTTGTCACCGGAGACTATGATAATGATGGCATTCACCTCACGGCGAGTGGCTATGATAAATTAGCGGATGAATGGTATTCCCAGATCCGGATGTTACCCAGTGGTGAAGAGACCCTGACGGATGTTCACAATATTGTTGGTTCCGCTTATGATGATACTCTGATAGGAAATGATGAGTCGAACGAGATCCGAGGCGGTGAGGGGAATGACTGGCTGAGCGGGGGTGCGGGTGAAGATACCTTTATTTTAGCTTCCGGGGAAGGAACAAATACGATCGCCGATTTTCAAAGCGGCATCGATCGCATCGGACTCACAGACGGATTAGAGTTTGAGCAGCTTGTGATTTCTTCCGGCAGTGAGACGACTCAGACTCAGATTGCGATCGCCGATACCGGGGAATCCTTAGCCCTCCTTCTCGGCATCGATGCCAGCATGATTAACGCGGATGATTTTATCCTCGTTTAA
- a CDS encoding tetratricopeptide repeat protein, translated as MALLRSRVLLQWEDWQFSNSEETMGYSIEVYDHNFEQEVLEKSYEIPAIVDFYAVWCGPCQMLKPMLEKVAQEYDCVVAKVNIDENQYLAQAFRVEGVPDVKIIRNGEVLDGFVGVLPEPQLREFLANCDIKSGLEEGLEAIRQVLLGENRNKAGAMFASLLTNYPENRRLRLEAAKFYISKDELGKVEELLAVIQADEPQFFAQAQAVKALLQFKMECNHPSGEGELDRMFSKASCLTVAGDYEEALQLFLKIVESDRSYKQDGGRKAMLAIFDLLGNDHPLTKGYRRNLMTVLF; from the coding sequence GTGGCTTTGCTGCGTTCCCGGGTTTTATTACAATGGGAGGATTGGCAGTTTAGTAACTCAGAAGAAACGATGGGATATTCGATTGAGGTCTATGACCACAACTTTGAGCAAGAAGTTTTAGAAAAGTCTTACGAAATTCCGGCGATCGTGGACTTTTATGCGGTTTGGTGTGGTCCTTGTCAGATGTTAAAGCCCATGTTGGAAAAGGTCGCCCAAGAATATGATTGTGTAGTAGCAAAGGTGAATATTGATGAAAATCAATATTTAGCACAAGCATTTCGGGTGGAAGGGGTTCCCGATGTGAAAATTATCCGGAATGGGGAAGTGTTGGATGGGTTTGTGGGAGTGTTACCGGAACCGCAATTGCGAGAATTTTTGGCAAATTGTGATATTAAGTCGGGTTTAGAGGAAGGGTTGGAGGCGATTCGTCAGGTACTTTTAGGGGAGAATCGTAACAAAGCGGGGGCGATGTTTGCATCCTTGTTAACCAACTATCCAGAGAATAGACGGTTGCGGTTAGAGGCAGCCAAGTTCTATATCAGTAAAGATGAGTTGGGAAAAGTTGAGGAACTTTTAGCGGTCATTCAAGCCGATGAACCCCAATTTTTTGCACAAGCGCAAGCAGTGAAGGCGTTACTTCAGTTTAAGATGGAATGCAATCATCCTTCAGGAGAGGGTGAACTGGACCGAATGTTTTCTAAGGCATCTTGTTTGACGGTGGCGGGGGACTATGAGGAGGCATTGCAACTTTTCCTCAAGATTGTGGAAAGCGATCGCAGTTATAAACAGGATGGGGGAAGAAAAGCAATGCTGGCTATTTTTGACTTACTAGGAAATGACCATCCTCTGACGAAGGGTTATCGACGGAATTTAATGACGGTTCTATTTTGA
- a CDS encoding DUF4278 domain-containing protein: MKLYYRGVSYDLTPPVKTPPGVISGTYRGKFWQFQQGDLSENLGECDRCHFYSGDPHLLCAVHPQGPNAEGCPDFRLNLQTKPVNQQALKSHKFSNF; this comes from the coding sequence ATGAAACTTTATTATCGTGGTGTCAGCTATGATTTAACTCCTCCCGTGAAAACACCGCCGGGGGTAATTTCCGGAACCTATCGGGGTAAGTTTTGGCAGTTCCAACAAGGGGATTTATCAGAGAACCTCGGCGAGTGCGATCGCTGTCACTTTTACTCCGGAGATCCCCACTTACTCTGTGCCGTACATCCCCAGGGTCCAAATGCGGAAGGTTGCCCGGATTTCCGGTTAAATCTTCAGACGAAACCTGTTAATCAGCAAGCTTTAAAAAGCCATAAATTTTCCAATTTTTAA
- a CDS encoding MBOAT family O-acyltransferase, translating into MLFNSYEFIFIFLPLALIVFFGLSAYRQVKAATLWLLLASLVFYGYWRISYIPLLLISILGNYYFGRWIDGVQPGTKKAKTLLWAGVLFNLGILGYYKYAGFLIASINGLFQTQFPVPAIELPLGISFYSFTQIAYLVDAYRGQTKDYQYDLVSYSLFVTFFPQLIAGPILRHDELIPQFTQLRKFVFSHKNVAIGLSFFILGLGKKVLIADTVSPWVGAVFEQADSVTFIEAWVGAIAYTLQLYFDFSGYSDMAIGLGWMFNFRLPINFDSPYKSTSIVDFWRRWHITLSFFLRDYLYIALGGSRRGQVRRYFNLLITMLLGGLWHGAGWTYILWGWLHGTFLVINHGWRRLGLKMPGAIAWVITFLAVVLSWVVFRAENITQAGQIIQAAVGLKGIVLTPDFQPLLGWLPQSFVQFREVAQLPALPPNYRKSFVILAVVLMGAVLLPNTQQIVERFKPTTAWAVGLSAVAIACLLSLNRISEFLYFQF; encoded by the coding sequence TTGTTATTCAACTCTTACGAATTCATCTTTATCTTTTTACCCCTTGCCCTGATTGTTTTCTTCGGTTTAAGCGCCTATCGTCAGGTCAAGGCTGCAACCTTATGGCTCCTATTAGCCTCCCTCGTCTTTTATGGATACTGGCGAATCAGTTACATTCCCCTCTTGCTCATTTCTATCCTGGGTAACTATTACTTTGGGCGGTGGATAGATGGGGTGCAACCCGGAACAAAAAAGGCCAAAACTTTATTATGGGCCGGGGTTCTCTTTAATTTAGGAATTCTGGGGTATTACAAATATGCAGGGTTTTTGATTGCCTCTATCAATGGACTCTTTCAAACCCAGTTTCCCGTTCCTGCCATCGAACTGCCGTTAGGAATTTCCTTCTATAGCTTCACTCAAATTGCTTATTTGGTCGATGCTTATCGCGGACAAACCAAAGATTATCAATATGACTTGGTGTCCTATAGCCTATTTGTCACCTTCTTTCCTCAACTGATTGCAGGGCCGATTTTACGCCATGACGAACTGATTCCGCAATTTACCCAGCTTCGTAAGTTCGTTTTTTCTCATAAAAATGTCGCCATTGGCTTAAGCTTTTTTATCCTAGGATTGGGTAAAAAAGTGCTAATTGCGGATACCGTCTCCCCTTGGGTGGGGGCAGTATTTGAACAGGCGGATTCCGTCACCTTTATCGAAGCTTGGGTGGGAGCGATCGCCTATACTCTCCAACTGTATTTTGATTTTTCTGGCTATTCCGATATGGCGATCGGTTTAGGATGGATGTTTAACTTCCGCCTGCCGATCAACTTTGATTCTCCCTATAAATCCACCTCCATTGTAGACTTCTGGCGACGGTGGCACATTACCTTATCTTTCTTTCTGCGAGATTACCTCTACATTGCCCTTGGGGGCAGTCGTCGGGGACAAGTGCGCCGATACTTCAATCTGCTGATTACCATGCTACTCGGGGGATTGTGGCATGGAGCGGGATGGACCTATATTTTGTGGGGATGGTTGCATGGCACTTTCCTGGTCATCAATCACGGGTGGCGACGCTTGGGATTGAAAATGCCCGGGGCGATCGCCTGGGTCATTACCTTTCTCGCCGTCGTCTTGAGTTGGGTCGTCTTTCGCGCCGAAAATATCACCCAAGCCGGACAAATTATCCAAGCCGCTGTGGGCTTAAAAGGCATTGTTTTAACCCCTGATTTTCAACCCTTATTAGGCTGGTTACCCCAATCCTTTGTGCAGTTTCGAGAAGTGGCTCAACTCCCTGCTCTCCCTCCGAATTACCGCAAAAGTTTTGTGATTTTGGCAGTGGTATTAATGGGAGCGGTTTTATTACCCAATACCCAACAAATAGTCGAACGCTTTAAACCGACCACCGCATGGGCTGTGGGACTCAGTGCAGTGGCGATCGCCTGTCTACTTTCCCTCAACAGAATTTCTGAATTTCTCTACTTCCAGTTTTAA